A window of Candidatus Vicinibacter proximus contains these coding sequences:
- a CDS encoding transposase: MTYTIYRNIYYSTFTIYQWKKLLKNEKYIELVLDCLVFLYKNNRCLIFAFVIMPDHIHLIYEVLEPNSNENFKHNFLSYTAHQFSKKMSSEMKEEFLVNKSKRKYQFWKSPSLSVEIVSPKFLIQKFNYLHDNPRRAGLVEDNLNYKYCSYSSYELGAPQFDFLTLFL; the protein is encoded by the coding sequence ATGACTTACACAATCTACAGGAATATATACTATTCCACATTCACTATCTATCAGTGGAAGAAGCTTTTAAAAAATGAAAAGTATATAGAATTAGTGCTGGACTGTTTGGTCTTTTTATATAAAAATAATAGATGCTTAATTTTTGCATTTGTTATTATGCCAGATCATATCCATCTTATATATGAAGTGTTAGAACCAAATTCAAACGAAAACTTTAAACATAATTTTTTAAGCTACACAGCGCATCAGTTTTCAAAAAAAATGAGTAGTGAAATGAAAGAAGAATTTTTAGTAAATAAATCAAAAAGAAAATACCAATTTTGGAAATCTCCCTCATTAAGTGTAGAAATAGTCAGTCCTAAATTTCTAATTCAAAAATTTAACTATTTACATGATAATCCAAGAAGAGCTGGACTCGTGGAAGATAATTTGAATTACAAATATTGTTCATATAGTTCTTATGAACTGGGTGCCCCTCAATTTGATTTTTTAACATTGTTTTTGTGA